In Arcanobacterium wilhelmae, the following are encoded in one genomic region:
- a CDS encoding isoprenyl transferase, protein MWIPEFLYSLYERMLEAEIDSAAVPAHVGIILDGNRRWAKALGTSAANGHRKGADHVSEVLGWCEAAGIKIVTLWMLSTDNLSRAAAELNDLIGIIGDAVDTLADSGRWNVRVLGDLSLLPEQAAQRLEAAAARSVKAPEAMMVNVAIGYGGRQEVTQAVREYLLERAAAGETLEDVANSLSINEISDHMYTAGQPDPDLIIRTSGEQRMSGFMLWQTVHTELYFCETYWPDFRRVDFLRAIRDFSTRDRRMGK, encoded by the coding sequence ATGTGGATACCCGAGTTTTTGTACTCGTTGTATGAGCGCATGCTCGAGGCTGAGATTGATTCCGCTGCCGTGCCGGCGCATGTGGGCATCATTCTGGATGGGAATCGGCGTTGGGCGAAGGCGCTGGGTACGTCGGCGGCGAACGGGCACCGCAAGGGCGCGGACCATGTCAGTGAGGTGCTCGGCTGGTGTGAGGCGGCCGGGATCAAGATTGTCACGTTGTGGATGCTGTCCACGGATAATCTGTCGCGTGCGGCGGCGGAGCTCAATGATCTGATCGGGATTATTGGTGACGCGGTGGATACGCTCGCCGATTCGGGGCGTTGGAATGTGCGCGTTTTGGGGGATTTGAGCTTGTTGCCCGAGCAGGCGGCGCAGCGTCTTGAGGCGGCGGCGGCGCGTTCGGTGAAGGCGCCTGAGGCGATGATGGTGAATGTTGCGATTGGCTATGGCGGTCGCCAGGAGGTGACGCAGGCGGTGCGCGAGTATCTGCTTGAGCGTGCGGCCGCCGGCGAGACGCTCGAGGACGTGGCGAATTCGCTGTCGATCAACGAGATTTCGGACCACATGTATACGGCGGGTCAGCCAGATCCGGATCTGATTATTCGTACGTCGGGCGAGCAGCGGATGAGTGGCTTCATGCTGTGGCAGACGGTTCACACGGAACTGTATTTTTGCGAGACGTACTGGCCTGATTTCCGCCGGGTCGATTTCTTGCGCGCGATCCGCGATTTTTCGACGCGGGATCGTCGCATGGGCAAGTAG
- a CDS encoding carbohydrate kinase family protein → MSTFVIGESLVDVIHSPAGVTRHPGGSPFATAVGLALLGRRTQLLTRIGDDADGTLLRARLEESGVELVNGSVDNRPTSTAHATINERGAASYEFSLVSDFPMPPEDPALRAKIQEHAPRAVHVGSLGAHLEPGRQAVLEWLKLYAGRSTVTYDPNIRLNVMGSAHTVLAQIDEMMPYIDVVKASDEDIAALLGEISPAEAAKYFLNRGAKLAVITRGPEGVLLATSHESVALPAAMVEVVDTVGAGDAMTAALIDGLGRFSVLGGEETAHIADLSAPVLRSLGAYAAAAAGIAITRAGANPPTRAELQAESELYAR, encoded by the coding sequence ATGAGCACGTTCGTGATCGGCGAATCCCTCGTCGACGTCATCCACTCCCCCGCCGGAGTCACCCGCCACCCCGGCGGCTCCCCGTTCGCCACCGCCGTCGGGCTCGCACTGCTCGGCCGGCGCACACAACTCCTCACCCGCATCGGCGACGACGCCGACGGCACGCTCCTGCGTGCGCGCCTGGAAGAATCAGGAGTCGAACTCGTCAACGGATCTGTGGACAATCGCCCCACCTCCACAGCTCACGCCACCATCAATGAACGCGGCGCCGCATCCTACGAGTTCTCACTCGTCTCAGATTTCCCGATGCCACCCGAGGATCCCGCGCTCCGCGCAAAAATCCAAGAACACGCGCCCCGCGCCGTCCACGTTGGCTCCCTCGGCGCCCACCTCGAACCCGGCCGCCAAGCCGTGCTCGAATGGCTCAAGCTGTACGCTGGCCGATCAACCGTCACCTACGATCCGAACATTCGTCTCAACGTCATGGGAAGCGCGCACACCGTGCTCGCCCAAATCGACGAAATGATGCCCTACATCGACGTCGTGAAAGCATCGGATGAAGATATCGCGGCGCTCCTTGGCGAAATCTCGCCGGCAGAAGCCGCGAAATACTTCCTCAACCGAGGCGCCAAACTCGCCGTGATCACGCGCGGCCCAGAAGGCGTACTCCTCGCAACCTCCCACGAATCAGTCGCACTACCCGCGGCGATGGTTGAGGTTGTGGATACGGTTGGAGCAGGCGACGCCATGACGGCAGCCCTCATCGACGGCCTCGGCCGTTTCTCCGTACTCGGCGGCGAAGAAACCGCACACATCGCTGATCTCTCCGCGCCCGTGCTTCGTTCGCTCGGTGCCTACGCGGCTGCCGCAGCCGGCATCGCCATCACGCGCGCCGGCGCAAACCCGCCAACCCGCGCCGAACTGCAAGCCGAATCCGAACTCTACGCACGCTAG
- a CDS encoding exodeoxyribonuclease VII small subunit, with amino-acid sequence MADTTTATSSAPLTPEELDAKVAGLSFEDARAKLVEIVSRLEQGNLPLEDALTMWELGEALARRCERWLDGARQRLAAAHTSTREGEETPQ; translated from the coding sequence ATGGCAGACACCACCACAGCAACGAGCTCTGCTCCGCTCACCCCTGAAGAACTCGACGCCAAGGTAGCAGGGCTGTCGTTCGAAGACGCCCGCGCAAAACTCGTCGAAATCGTTTCCCGGCTCGAGCAGGGCAACCTCCCACTCGAAGACGCACTCACCATGTGGGAACTCGGCGAAGCACTCGCGCGTCGTTGCGAACGCTGGCTCGACGGCGCCCGCCAGCGTCTCGCCGCCGCACACACCTCCACCCGCGAGGGTGAGGAGACACCACAATGA
- the xseA gene encoding exodeoxyribonuclease VII large subunit, translating to MKYPVPADLPQTAAATTPERPWPLALLNKKIEEYVSAMSMMWVEGEITEFVRRPGSKVQFLTLTDLYEKASITVKIFSHALAPTVEVGQHVVVQAKPDFYKVNGSLSLFAQEIRQVGLGDLLARIEALKAKLAAEGLFDARRKKPLPFLPAKIGLICGRNAKAKHDVLENTYNRWPDAQFEIREVAVQGTNAVAEIIPALEELDADPTVSVIIITRGGGSVEDLLPFSDETLARAVAAAHTPIVSAIGHETDSPILDLVADFRASTPTDAAKNVVPDVGELRQDLAVGLRRGRLAIDRLLDGATNEISTLRSRPVMATPEHMVDAREEDISGLREWAAQYINGYVETRRADISAITRQLRTLSPLSTLNRGYAVLRTHEGHIVRSPRDVTPGESLTATLAEGSLDLTSSTHPHK from the coding sequence GTGAAGTATCCCGTACCTGCAGATCTGCCTCAAACAGCGGCCGCCACCACGCCAGAGCGGCCGTGGCCACTCGCGCTCCTCAACAAGAAGATCGAAGAATACGTCTCCGCCATGTCGATGATGTGGGTGGAAGGCGAAATCACAGAGTTCGTGCGCCGGCCCGGATCGAAGGTCCAGTTCCTCACTCTCACGGACCTCTACGAGAAAGCCTCCATCACCGTCAAGATCTTCTCCCATGCTCTCGCCCCCACAGTCGAGGTGGGCCAACACGTGGTAGTTCAGGCGAAACCCGATTTCTATAAAGTCAACGGTTCCCTTTCACTCTTCGCGCAAGAGATCCGCCAGGTCGGCCTTGGCGATCTCCTTGCACGCATCGAAGCTCTCAAGGCCAAGCTCGCAGCCGAAGGCCTTTTCGACGCGCGCCGGAAAAAGCCCCTCCCGTTCCTCCCCGCGAAGATCGGCCTGATCTGCGGCCGCAACGCAAAAGCCAAACACGACGTACTCGAAAACACCTACAACCGTTGGCCAGACGCCCAGTTCGAGATCCGCGAGGTCGCCGTCCAAGGAACAAACGCCGTGGCCGAGATCATCCCCGCTCTCGAAGAACTCGATGCGGACCCAACGGTTTCCGTCATCATCATTACGCGTGGCGGAGGCTCGGTCGAAGATCTCCTCCCCTTCTCAGACGAAACTCTCGCCCGCGCCGTCGCAGCCGCACACACGCCCATCGTTTCCGCGATCGGGCACGAAACCGATTCACCAATCCTTGATCTCGTGGCAGACTTCCGCGCCTCCACCCCAACCGACGCCGCAAAAAACGTCGTCCCCGACGTCGGCGAACTGCGCCAAGATCTCGCCGTCGGCCTACGTCGTGGCCGCCTCGCGATCGACCGTCTCCTCGACGGCGCAACCAACGAGATTTCCACCCTCCGCTCACGCCCAGTGATGGCAACGCCGGAACACATGGTCGATGCGAGGGAAGAAGATATTTCCGGCTTGCGGGAGTGGGCTGCACAATATATCAATGGGTATGTAGAAACTCGGAGGGCCGATATTTCGGCGATAACTCGCCAACTACGGACTTTGTCCCCACTTTCCACGCTCAACCGCGGATACGCTGTGTTAAGGACACATGAGGGCCATATTGTCCGCTCCCCTCGGGATGTCACTCCTGGGGAGAGCCTCACGGCAACGTTGGCGGAGGGCTCATTGGATCTCACATCCAGCACCCACCCTCATAAATAA
- a CDS encoding 4-hydroxy-3-methylbut-2-enyl diphosphate reductase: MPSEASADGKRILIATPRGYCAGVDRAVDTVEKALELYGAPVYVRKEIVHNKFVVETLTKRGAIFVSETDEVPEGARVVFSAHGVSPAVHEEAQRRNLLTIDATCPLVTKVHKQAVRFANDDYDILLIGHDGHEEVEGTQGEAPSHIQVVNGPEDVDGIEVRDPDRVVWISQTTLSVDETMATVERLRAKFPNLIDPPSDDICYATQNRQGAVKKMAPESDVVIVVGSANSSNSVRLVEVALEAGAGSAQRVDKADELRQEWFEGATTIGVTSGASVPEILVREVVDWLKARGFTAVEPVSTVTEDVHFSLPKNLRGDLKATGVEVDRPHKVRDRKAGVSNARSTHRIGEANES; encoded by the coding sequence ATTCCTTCTGAGGCATCGGCAGACGGAAAGCGTATCTTGATCGCAACCCCGCGCGGGTATTGTGCGGGTGTTGATCGCGCGGTGGACACCGTGGAGAAAGCCCTCGAGCTGTACGGCGCTCCGGTGTATGTGCGCAAGGAGATTGTGCACAACAAATTCGTGGTGGAGACGCTCACCAAGCGCGGTGCGATCTTCGTTTCCGAGACTGACGAGGTGCCCGAGGGTGCCCGCGTGGTGTTCTCGGCTCATGGTGTTTCTCCCGCGGTTCACGAAGAAGCACAGCGCCGGAACCTGCTGACGATCGATGCGACCTGCCCGCTCGTAACGAAAGTGCACAAGCAGGCGGTGCGGTTCGCGAATGATGATTACGACATCCTCCTGATCGGTCACGATGGGCACGAGGAAGTGGAAGGGACGCAGGGTGAGGCTCCCTCGCATATCCAGGTGGTGAACGGGCCCGAGGATGTGGATGGGATTGAGGTTCGCGATCCGGATCGTGTGGTGTGGATTTCGCAGACTACGCTCTCGGTGGACGAGACGATGGCGACGGTTGAGCGCCTGCGCGCAAAGTTCCCGAATCTGATTGATCCGCCCTCGGATGACATTTGCTACGCCACCCAGAACCGCCAGGGTGCGGTAAAGAAGATGGCTCCCGAATCCGACGTGGTGATCGTGGTGGGTTCTGCGAATTCCTCGAATTCGGTTCGCCTGGTTGAGGTGGCGCTGGAGGCTGGTGCTGGTAGTGCACAGCGCGTAGACAAGGCAGATGAACTTCGTCAGGAGTGGTTCGAGGGTGCGACGACGATCGGCGTGACGTCGGGTGCTTCCGTTCCGGAGATCCTGGTTCGCGAGGTTGTTGACTGGCTCAAGGCTCGCGGTTTTACGGCTGTGGAGCCGGTCTCGACAGTGACTGAGGACGTGCATTTCTCCCTCCCGAAGAATCTCCGTGGTGATCTGAAGGCCACCGGTGTGGAAGTGGATCGACCGCACAAGGTACGCGACCGTAAGGCAGGCGTTTCCAACGCCCGCTCGACTCATCGAATCGGCGAGGCGAACGAGAGCTGA
- a CDS encoding DNA recombination protein RmuC, with amino-acid sequence MNISVGFLMVIIALALACGAAVGWAFAASRGRAGVDAARAEADSARAAAQASREQLLVAQGQQARLEDDFERLAEKSQEESALLAALSPIAHQLGQVDRYVRSLDAKNAEQFARIGQQLANDAKTTVQLASTTQSLASAMRNSSARGAWGEVQLRRVVEAAGMLAHMDFDEQKASAGFVDSGSASGAGNAVSGAPSKGRPDMLIHLPGGGQIPIDSKVPMGAYLEAMEISPSDLERAKERAGHLTDHAKAVRSHVNTLVKRNYPGDFANSPQLTVMFLPSEALLSQALDSDPGLLEYALGQGVIPTSPASLLALLRSVAAVWRSESASAEAAEIVAVGRELVDRLSVFVDHLAKLGKSLQGSVKAYNSAMASLESRVLVSYRKFDSLGEKAKALQAPPQISSEAAQIREATAPEL; translated from the coding sequence ATGAACATTTCAGTGGGATTTTTGATGGTGATCATCGCGCTGGCGTTGGCGTGCGGCGCGGCTGTGGGCTGGGCTTTTGCCGCAAGTCGGGGCCGCGCGGGGGTGGATGCGGCGCGGGCGGAGGCGGATTCCGCCCGCGCCGCCGCCCAGGCATCGCGCGAACAATTATTGGTGGCGCAGGGGCAGCAGGCACGGCTCGAAGATGATTTTGAGCGTCTGGCGGAGAAATCGCAGGAGGAATCTGCCTTGTTGGCCGCCCTGTCTCCGATTGCGCATCAATTGGGGCAGGTGGATCGGTATGTGCGCTCGCTCGATGCGAAGAATGCGGAGCAGTTTGCACGCATTGGCCAGCAACTGGCGAACGATGCGAAAACAACGGTCCAGCTGGCATCCACTACACAGTCACTCGCATCAGCGATGCGCAACTCCTCGGCACGTGGCGCCTGGGGCGAGGTGCAGTTGCGGCGCGTGGTGGAAGCTGCGGGGATGCTCGCTCATATGGATTTCGACGAGCAAAAGGCCTCGGCAGGATTTGTCGATTCCGGATCGGCTTCAGGCGCGGGAAACGCCGTGTCCGGAGCGCCGAGTAAGGGCCGCCCAGATATGCTGATTCATCTGCCTGGCGGTGGCCAGATCCCCATCGATTCGAAGGTGCCGATGGGCGCATACCTGGAGGCGATGGAGATCTCACCGTCGGATCTCGAGCGCGCGAAGGAGCGTGCCGGGCACCTCACTGATCACGCGAAGGCTGTGCGAAGCCATGTGAACACGCTGGTCAAGCGCAATTATCCGGGCGATTTTGCAAATTCACCGCAGCTCACCGTGATGTTCTTGCCGTCCGAGGCGCTGCTCTCACAGGCACTCGATTCGGATCCAGGATTGCTCGAATACGCGCTCGGCCAAGGAGTCATCCCTACCTCCCCCGCATCGCTCCTGGCTCTATTGCGTTCTGTGGCAGCGGTATGGCGCAGCGAATCTGCCTCAGCGGAAGCAGCCGAAATTGTGGCCGTCGGGCGTGAACTCGTCGATCGCCTGAGCGTGTTCGTGGATCACCTTGCCAAGCTCGGCAAATCACTCCAAGGATCAGTGAAGGCATACAACTCGGCGATGGCCTCGCTTGAGAGTCGCGTCCTGGTGTCCTACCGGAAGTTCGATTCCCTGGGCGAAAAGGCCAAAGCGTTACAAGCACCACCGCAAATCAGTAGCGAGGCGGCTCAGATCCGCGAAGCCACAGCCCCTGAGTTATGA
- the ychF gene encoding redox-regulated ATPase YchF: MALTIGIAGLPNVGKSTLFNALTRANVLAANYPFATIEPNVGVVPLPDPRLNKLAEIFGSQKVLPATVSFVDIAGIVRGASEGEGLGNQFLANIREADAICQVTRAFADPDVTHVDGKVDPASDIETITTELVLADIQTLEKQLPRLQKELTGKKIPKEYVTTAQEALAILEEGKTLFAAGKHLDQDILKTFQLMTSKPFIYVFNTDDDGLADTDMQAKLRELVAPAQAIFLDAKFESELIELDEDEAREMLESTGQTESGLDQLARVGFDTLGLQTYLTAGPKEARAWTIHKGDTAPQAAGVIHTDFERGFIKAQIVSFDDLVQYGSMAEAKAHGHLRIEGKDYVMQDGDVVEFMFNV, translated from the coding sequence GTGGCTTTAACTATCGGAATTGCAGGACTCCCCAACGTGGGAAAGTCCACCTTGTTCAATGCGCTTACGCGCGCAAACGTGCTCGCCGCGAACTACCCGTTCGCAACGATCGAGCCCAACGTCGGCGTGGTGCCGCTTCCTGATCCGCGCCTGAATAAGCTCGCGGAGATCTTCGGCTCGCAGAAGGTTCTGCCGGCAACGGTCTCCTTCGTGGATATCGCGGGCATCGTGCGCGGTGCGTCGGAAGGCGAAGGTCTCGGCAACCAGTTCCTCGCGAACATCCGCGAGGCGGATGCGATTTGCCAGGTCACGCGCGCGTTTGCTGACCCGGATGTCACTCACGTGGACGGCAAGGTGGACCCGGCGTCGGATATCGAAACCATCACCACCGAGCTGGTGCTGGCCGATATCCAGACCCTTGAAAAGCAGCTCCCGCGCCTGCAGAAGGAGCTCACGGGCAAGAAGATTCCGAAGGAATACGTCACTACCGCGCAGGAGGCGCTCGCGATCCTCGAGGAGGGCAAAACCCTCTTCGCGGCCGGAAAGCACCTCGATCAGGACATCCTGAAGACTTTCCAGTTGATGACGTCCAAACCTTTCATCTACGTCTTCAACACCGACGACGACGGCCTGGCCGACACCGACATGCAGGCCAAGCTGCGCGAACTTGTTGCGCCCGCGCAGGCGATCTTCCTCGACGCCAAGTTTGAATCCGAGCTCATCGAGCTGGATGAAGACGAAGCTCGTGAAATGCTCGAATCCACTGGTCAGACGGAATCGGGCCTCGATCAGCTGGCGCGTGTGGGCTTCGATACCCTCGGCTTGCAGACGTATCTGACGGCCGGCCCGAAGGAAGCCCGTGCGTGGACCATCCACAAGGGCGATACGGCGCCGCAGGCAGCTGGCGTGATCCACACCGATTTTGAGCGCGGCTTCATCAAGGCCCAGATCGTTTCCTTCGATGATCTCGTCCAGTACGGCTCGATGGCCGAAGCAAAGGCCCACGGCCACCTGCGCATAGAGGGCAAGGACTACGTGATGCAAGACGGCGACGTCGTCGAGTTCATGTTTAACGTCTAA
- a CDS encoding type II toxin-antitoxin system RelE family toxin, with protein sequence MTIGSSTCAAHSGNIPALLARDPYPPRVKALKGRPGLRVRVGDDRIIYAVEDRRLVVAVVKIGNRRDVYR encoded by the coding sequence GTGACGATCGGATCATCCACCTGCGCCGCGCATAGTGGGAATATTCCCGCGCTTCTTGCACGCGATCCGTACCCGCCGCGGGTGAAAGCGCTGAAAGGCCGGCCAGGATTGCGGGTACGCGTTGGTGATGATCGGATCATCTATGCGGTGGAAGATCGTCGCCTCGTTGTTGCGGTGGTAAAGATCGGCAACCGGCGGGACGTGTACCGCTAG
- a CDS encoding FitA-like ribbon-helix-helix domain-containing protein: MASILVRGLDDAVKSGIAHRAKENGRSMEAEVREILTQAVRRPNIGVAILDAFSGGPEGDEFVVPARNDQARVAIFE, translated from the coding sequence ATGGCGTCAATTCTTGTGCGTGGCCTTGATGATGCGGTGAAATCTGGCATTGCACATCGTGCGAAAGAAAACGGTCGATCAATGGAGGCCGAGGTCCGCGAAATTCTGACACAAGCTGTTCGGCGGCCGAACATCGGCGTGGCCATCCTCGATGCGTTTAGCGGTGGACCCGAAGGGGATGAGTTCGTGGTCCCTGCGCGTAATGATCAAGCGCGGGTGGCGATCTTCGAGTGA
- a CDS encoding type II toxin-antitoxin system VapC family toxin produces the protein MIVLDTNVISELMRGNPNESVVSWVRSVRDDFAITSITLAEINAGLALMPQGKRQRYLATTFATVVEPYLGTRAILPFGEAEAAIYAQVVKARSRAGRPISTADAQIAAICLANDDVCATRNVKDFQGTGVKLVNPWEM, from the coding sequence GTGATTGTTCTCGACACAAACGTTATTTCGGAGCTTATGCGAGGAAACCCGAACGAATCGGTTGTCTCGTGGGTGCGTTCCGTGCGTGATGACTTCGCGATCACATCGATTACGTTGGCAGAAATCAATGCGGGTTTGGCGTTGATGCCTCAGGGGAAGCGCCAGCGCTATCTTGCAACAACTTTCGCCACCGTCGTCGAGCCTTACCTTGGCACGCGTGCAATTCTTCCTTTCGGTGAAGCCGAAGCAGCTATCTATGCGCAAGTTGTCAAGGCTCGCTCGCGCGCGGGGAGGCCGATCTCGACGGCCGACGCGCAGATAGCTGCGATTTGCCTAGCAAATGACGACGTGTGTGCAACCCGGAATGTGAAAGATTTCCAGGGGACCGGGGTGAAACTCGTTAACCCTTGGGAGATGTAA
- a CDS encoding potassium channel family protein encodes MIRLALSKRKLHWFIHHLVDLAIVALPLLRPLRLLQLINLVKILGKSASATFRGKLALYSSASVFLLVLVGSLAVLDAERGEPNTLIHDFPDALWWAVCTITTVGYGDLYPISWTGRAIAVCMMVAGVALIGVVTASIASWIVETIETNSDAREATLEDEITALRAEINALRQQLSPATNPNSMSENHASNG; translated from the coding sequence GTGATCCGACTGGCGCTTTCAAAACGAAAGCTCCACTGGTTCATACACCATCTTGTCGACCTGGCTATTGTGGCGTTACCTCTCTTGCGGCCGTTACGATTGCTTCAATTGATCAATCTGGTCAAGATCCTAGGTAAGAGTGCCAGCGCCACTTTTCGAGGGAAACTTGCGCTCTACTCAAGTGCAAGCGTTTTCCTTCTCGTGCTCGTGGGATCTCTCGCGGTTCTCGACGCCGAACGGGGAGAGCCAAATACTCTTATCCATGATTTTCCCGATGCTCTGTGGTGGGCGGTTTGCACAATCACAACAGTCGGCTACGGTGACCTTTACCCAATTTCGTGGACTGGTCGCGCAATTGCGGTCTGCATGATGGTTGCCGGCGTCGCATTGATCGGCGTTGTCACCGCCTCGATAGCGTCATGGATCGTAGAAACGATTGAAACTAATTCCGACGCTCGTGAAGCAACTCTCGAGGATGAGATTACGGCACTTCGAGCAGAAATTAACGCATTACGGCAGCAACTCAGTCCCGCAACGAACCCGAATTCCATGAGCGAAAATCATGCTAGCAATGGGTAG
- a CDS encoding helix-turn-helix domain-containing protein, protein MAGKWLCVKPVVLECIRGGESASSLSRRLGMSRETIRRWCREAGLVLATGPHGSLA, encoded by the coding sequence ATGGCCGGGAAGTGGCTTTGTGTGAAGCCTGTGGTGTTGGAGTGTATTCGGGGTGGGGAGAGCGCGTCGAGTCTTTCTCGCCGGTTGGGAATGTCACGGGAAACGATCCGCAGGTGGTGTCGTGAGGCGGGTCTAGTCCTCGCGACGGGCCCGCATGGGTCTCTTGCCTAG
- a CDS encoding IS30 family transposase has translation MENALRRGRRGGTRHLASVDQVGSGNVGRGRRITSKERVAIALLLDQGYSGRQIAIRLKRSPSTITREINRSQRVDGSYDAGVASRKAFERRARPKPLKLQANTRLREVVVGLLNQRYSPQQVAVRLRHLYPDDREMHVSVEAIYQALYVQGVGSLAQELKREKALRSGRKNRIPRSRLAGLPGRGRKTWVEGAQISMRPPQASDRAVPGHWEGDLVVGGGKDGHGTALITLVERRSRFVLMHRLGAGRDSKTVVDELVTMVKSLPGKFETITWDQGSEMAQTPSFTIATGVKVFFADPHSPWQRPSNERLNRDIREYFPKGTNFATITDAQVQEAQDELNNRARVVLKGATPHETLAQQLNDALTA, from the coding sequence ATGGAAAATGCGTTACGACGAGGCCGCCGTGGCGGGACTCGTCATCTTGCAAGTGTGGACCAGGTTGGCAGCGGCAACGTTGGGCGCGGGCGTCGTATCACGAGTAAAGAACGTGTCGCGATCGCGTTGCTGTTAGACCAAGGATACTCTGGCCGGCAGATCGCGATCCGCCTCAAACGCTCCCCGTCAACGATCACGCGTGAGATTAACCGTTCCCAACGCGTGGATGGGTCCTATGATGCGGGTGTGGCTTCACGCAAAGCATTCGAGCGTAGGGCACGTCCTAAACCATTGAAACTCCAGGCCAACACGCGTCTTCGGGAGGTTGTGGTGGGGTTGCTCAATCAACGGTATTCACCCCAGCAAGTCGCGGTACGGTTACGACACTTGTATCCAGATGATAGGGAGATGCACGTGAGTGTCGAAGCGATTTATCAAGCCTTATATGTTCAAGGGGTAGGTTCACTCGCGCAGGAACTGAAACGTGAAAAAGCGTTGCGTTCGGGACGGAAGAATCGTATTCCTCGGTCGCGTCTTGCAGGGCTTCCGGGGCGTGGGAGGAAAACATGGGTCGAAGGTGCCCAGATCTCGATGCGCCCTCCCCAGGCCAGTGATCGGGCTGTTCCTGGGCATTGGGAAGGCGATCTGGTTGTTGGTGGTGGTAAGGATGGGCATGGGACAGCGTTGATCACGCTCGTTGAGCGGCGTTCACGGTTTGTGTTGATGCACCGGCTCGGAGCGGGACGTGACTCGAAGACTGTGGTCGATGAGTTGGTCACGATGGTGAAGTCTTTACCCGGGAAGTTTGAAACGATCACGTGGGACCAGGGCTCGGAAATGGCTCAAACCCCGTCCTTCACGATCGCGACGGGAGTGAAAGTGTTTTTCGCTGACCCCCACTCTCCCTGGCAGCGGCCCTCGAACGAGCGACTCAACCGTGACATCCGCGAGTACTTCCCCAAAGGAACGAACTTCGCCACCATCACCGATGCCCAAGTCCAAGAAGCCCAAGACGAACTCAACAACCGCGCCCGCGTCGTCCTCAAAGGCGCCACCCCACATGAGACACTAGCCCAACAACTAAATGATGCATTGACCGCCTGA
- a CDS encoding type II toxin-antitoxin system Phd/YefM family antitoxin, giving the protein MTVTSVSEMRKNLASAIDAAQEEAVFVERHGAAEAVLISALRYEQLMDALEEIEDIADFDEAMAEEGENIPWDVVKAELGWS; this is encoded by the coding sequence ATGACGGTAACGAGTGTTTCTGAAATGCGAAAAAATCTTGCGTCCGCCATCGACGCGGCTCAGGAGGAGGCTGTTTTCGTTGAGCGGCACGGCGCCGCAGAGGCGGTGCTCATTAGCGCGCTTCGATATGAACAGCTGATGGACGCTCTCGAGGAGATCGAGGACATTGCTGATTTTGACGAAGCGATGGCTGAAGAGGGTGAAAACATCCCGTGGGACGTGGTGAAGGCTGAACTCGGATGGAGCTAA
- a CDS encoding type II toxin-antitoxin system RelE family toxin — protein MELSGPYSIEFRPAALRQLKKVPPEEQAKIRGAIALLARDPYPPRVKALKGRPGLRVCVGDYRIIYTVEDRRLVVVVVKIGNRRDVYR, from the coding sequence ATGGAGCTAAGCGGGCCGTACTCGATCGAGTTTCGTCCTGCGGCTCTGCGGCAGCTGAAGAAAGTTCCTCCCGAGGAGCAGGCAAAAATCCGCGGAGCAATCGCGCTTCTTGCGCGCGATCCGTACCCGCCGCGGGTGAAGGCGCTGAAAGGCCGGCCAGGATTGCGGGTATGCGTCGGCGATTATCGGATCATCTATACGGTGGAGGATCGCAGGCTCGTCGTCGTGGTAGTCAAGATCGGCAATCGGCGGGACGTGTATCGGTAG